Proteins from a single region of Acidianus ambivalens:
- a CDS encoding VWA domain-containing protein produces MTISLKIKISHAYINKNDKTEVGIVIYIVPEKYTSNANIRYIIAVDNSPSMKDHNKFDTAINSAQSLLASIPSTNNVIIILFSNHPKIIYNGQGGNIVYIPKEFGGTTRLHETIRKIIEIANDGVPTKAILLTDGKPKDKTDVRDYEALQIPPNLTFISIGIGKDYNEVILKRISDKSAGVFYHIDDISQLPDILEEQKTTDTYALNLTLNTPQGFTPFNYDLPIFIPIVDRLVAVYGTMIIDPGNLPVNLTFTANYTDPVDSQSKVLPVTITLQRAEDNVVRSTINSNVLAEIKYYRLLKEYADTLAKGKDTTRLMSELMQTAQQTGNQALIEETQKLTGHSKSDLSEVTKKMRS; encoded by the coding sequence TTGACAATTTCATTAAAAATTAAAATCTCACATGCATATATCAACAAAAATGACAAAACCGAGGTTGGTATAGTAATTTATATTGTACCAGAAAAATATACAAGTAATGCTAATATTAGATATATTATTGCAGTAGATAATAGCCCATCAATGAAAGATCATAACAAATTTGATACAGCTATAAACTCTGCCCAATCCTTACTTGCCAGCATACCGAGTACTAACAATGTTATAATAATTTTATTTTCTAATCATCCAAAAATTATATATAACGGCCAGGGAGGAAATATTGTTTATATACCAAAAGAATTTGGAGGAACAACTAGGTTGCATGAGACAATAAGGAAAATAATAGAAATAGCCAACGACGGAGTACCAACAAAGGCAATACTTCTAACAGATGGAAAGCCTAAAGATAAAACAGATGTTCGTGATTATGAAGCTCTACAGATTCCCCCCAATTTGACATTTATTTCCATAGGAATTGGCAAAGATTACAATGAGGTTATACTTAAGAGAATTTCAGATAAATCTGCTGGGGTATTTTACCATATAGACGATATTTCACAGTTACCAGATATCTTAGAAGAACAAAAAACTACTGATACATATGCACTAAATTTGACTCTTAATACCCCTCAGGGCTTTACTCCGTTTAATTACGATCTACCAATTTTTATACCAATAGTGGATAGACTAGTAGCAGTTTACGGTACAATGATAATTGATCCAGGTAATTTGCCGGTTAATCTTACTTTCACAGCCAACTATACTGACCCTGTTGATTCTCAATCTAAAGTATTACCCGTAACTATAACCTTACAAAGAGCAGAAGATAATGTCGTAAGATCAACCATTAATTCTAATGTCCTCGCGGAAATTAAATATTATAGGCTATTAAAGGAATACGCTGATACATTAGCTAAAGGCAAAGATACTACTAGACTAATGTCAGAACTCATGCAAACTGCACAGCAAACTGGAAATCAAGCATTAATAGAAGAAACTCAAAAATTAACTGGTCATTCTAAATCTGATTTATCTGAAGTAACTAAAAAAATGAGATCATGA
- a CDS encoding FHA domain-containing protein, with translation MTWKCPICGYENSDDALFCMQCGAKKPENVKAEPPAVQQEANQQPPISAQPSAEPQAQEQSSQPVVATEQPNQQLTSGGQSSVQTSVEQPIEQSVQQPSQTPPQSVSVGSATQQTLQTPAGKYYLIFIATPVSALNKSKLPLEFDVFESISIGRSPENVIVIPDPEISRRHAIISLEGGKLYIEDLNSTNGTYLYDGKLFQPVKGKQELAPGSIIKLGSNTMLKIVIE, from the coding sequence ATGACGTGGAAATGTCCTATTTGTGGATATGAAAACTCTGACGATGCTCTTTTTTGTATGCAGTGCGGAGCTAAGAAACCAGAAAACGTTAAAGCAGAACCTCCTGCAGTACAACAAGAAGCTAATCAACAGCCTCCCATAAGTGCCCAGCCATCAGCTGAACCACAAGCACAAGAGCAGTCTAGTCAACCAGTAGTTGCAACAGAGCAACCTAATCAGCAATTAACTTCAGGAGGCCAATCGTCGGTTCAAACTAGCGTTGAACAACCTATAGAACAATCAGTTCAGCAACCATCTCAAACTCCTCCTCAATCTGTTTCAGTAGGTAGTGCAACTCAGCAGACATTGCAAACTCCTGCAGGTAAATATTATCTTATTTTCATAGCTACTCCAGTCTCCGCATTAAATAAGTCTAAATTGCCTTTAGAATTTGACGTTTTTGAAAGTATATCTATAGGAAGAAGTCCAGAGAACGTTATAGTAATTCCTGACCCAGAAATTTCTAGGAGGCATGCAATAATTTCTTTAGAAGGAGGAAAACTATACATAGAAGATTTGAATAGTACTAATGGGACTTATTTGTATGACGGTAAGCTATTTCAGCCTGTTAAGGGTAAGCAAGAACTTGCCCCTGGAAGTATAATCAAATTAGGCAGTAATACAATGTTGAAGATTGTGATTGAATAA
- a CDS encoding metallophosphoesterase, which translates to MALSESEINEILKIINEAHDFFITEPLLLELPEKDSVAFIGDTHGALDVTEKVFRELYDKVDVLIFLGDYVDRGSQGIENLTLILRKMLENPKKVIVLRGNHESPLTNEFYGFKEEVLEKMGDYYEDFVNMFSVMPYAATINGYFCVHGGIARKLEDIKQINSLRRPDVNPDDEIAFEMLWNDPREELEGFVPNIRGEGTYFYGKDVTLKFLERNNLKGIIRGHEAVNAFRFEMDNRVITVFSSRYHGLGAGALVLNRGTFCKVLL; encoded by the coding sequence ATGGCATTGAGCGAAAGTGAAATAAATGAGATACTAAAAATAATTAATGAGGCTCATGATTTTTTTATAACTGAACCTCTTTTACTTGAATTACCAGAAAAAGATAGCGTAGCATTTATCGGGGACACTCACGGAGCTTTAGATGTAACGGAAAAAGTTTTTAGAGAATTATATGATAAAGTTGATGTACTTATATTTTTAGGGGATTATGTAGATAGAGGTTCACAGGGAATAGAGAATTTAACATTAATTTTAAGAAAAATGCTAGAAAATCCAAAAAAGGTGATAGTATTAAGAGGAAATCATGAGAGCCCGCTAACTAACGAATTTTATGGTTTTAAAGAAGAGGTATTGGAAAAAATGGGAGATTATTACGAAGATTTTGTTAATATGTTCTCCGTCATGCCCTATGCTGCTACTATAAATGGATATTTCTGCGTACATGGCGGAATAGCACGGAAATTAGAAGATATAAAGCAAATAAATTCCTTAAGAAGACCTGATGTTAATCCAGATGATGAGATAGCTTTTGAAATGTTATGGAACGATCCTAGGGAAGAACTAGAAGGCTTTGTACCTAATATTAGAGGAGAAGGAACGTATTTTTATGGAAAAGATGTGACTTTGAAGTTCCTTGAAAGAAATAACTTAAAAGGAATAATAAGAGGACATGAAGCTGTTAATGCATTTAGATTCGAGATGGATAACAGAGTAATTACAGTATTTTCCAGTAGATATCACGGTTTAGGTGCAGGAGCCCTAGTACTTAATAGGGGAACTTTCTGTAAAGTATTACTGTAG
- a CDS encoding VWA domain-containing protein — protein MTLSLRVDVSHKYSFENEVRMIFKILLVPEKISIATGFHYIILLDTSGSMEGLKIEKAKNGAIELFKKIPQGNKVTFIKFATNVDIVKEFSDPLDLTSEIQYITSGGQTSLFTALLTAFKIAAKYNMPAYILLLTDGNPTDVTDVRTYEKMNIPQSVQIISFGIGDDYNEELLKILSDRTGSTFYHIEEASEIPEKLPRAAKTKIAGKNIVVDIVAESPVKLLNYPSLPVKINAAEGVIKILGETIIPPKYSGNFMTIKVNYEDPAKNAQDALMHIITLKPAQDQQTFVSGINKDVIMEYEYYSTLQKYSEDVNAGNLVEATRTLKKMEELAQQTRRLELIETTKRLSADLETTKRIGSTEQTKRLSKEVSSEVTRKLRGE, from the coding sequence ATGACGCTATCTTTGAGAGTAGATGTTAGTCATAAATACTCTTTTGAAAATGAGGTGAGAATGATATTCAAGATACTTTTAGTCCCTGAAAAAATATCTATTGCTACAGGGTTTCATTATATAATATTACTTGATACTAGCGGATCTATGGAAGGCTTAAAAATAGAGAAAGCTAAAAATGGAGCAATTGAGTTATTTAAAAAAATACCACAAGGAAATAAAGTCACATTTATAAAATTTGCTACTAATGTAGATATTGTAAAGGAATTTTCAGATCCATTAGACCTTACTAGTGAAATTCAGTACATTACTTCTGGAGGTCAGACTTCGTTATTTACTGCTCTATTAACAGCATTTAAAATTGCTGCTAAATATAATATGCCCGCTTATATTCTTTTACTTACTGATGGTAATCCTACTGACGTTACTGACGTAAGAACCTATGAGAAAATGAATATTCCACAAAGTGTTCAGATAATTTCTTTCGGAATAGGAGATGATTATAATGAAGAACTTTTAAAAATTTTAAGTGATAGAACAGGCTCTACGTTCTATCATATAGAGGAGGCATCAGAGATTCCAGAAAAGTTGCCTAGAGCCGCAAAAACAAAAATAGCAGGCAAAAATATAGTAGTTGATATAGTTGCAGAATCTCCTGTCAAACTATTAAATTATCCTTCGTTACCTGTTAAAATAAACGCAGCTGAAGGAGTAATTAAGATACTAGGAGAGACGATAATACCTCCAAAATACTCTGGAAATTTCATGACTATTAAGGTTAATTATGAAGATCCTGCAAAAAATGCTCAAGATGCCTTAATGCATATAATAACTTTAAAACCTGCACAAGATCAACAAACATTCGTTTCTGGCATAAATAAAGATGTTATAATGGAATATGAATATTATTCAACATTACAGAAATATTCGGAGGACGTTAATGCAGGAAATTTGGTGGAGGCAACTAGAACATTAAAGAAAATGGAGGAATTGGCACAACAGACTAGAAGGCTGGAACTTATTGAAACTACTAAAAGATTATCAGCGGATCTTGAGACTACTAAAAGGATAGGCTCTACAGAACAGACTAAAAGGCTTTCTAAGGAAGTATCAAGTGAAGTTACTAGAAAGTTGAGAGGAGAATAA
- a CDS encoding AbrB/MazE/SpoVT family DNA-binding domain-containing protein, with protein sequence MATEDIVKVSRNYQVTIPARIRQKFQVKEGDLVKVVYDEKENAVKIIPANKQS encoded by the coding sequence TTGGCAACAGAAGATATAGTAAAGGTTAGCAGAAATTATCAAGTAACTATTCCAGCAAGGATTAGGCAAAAATTCCAAGTAAAAGAAGGAGATCTAGTAAAAGTTGTTTACGATGAGAAGGAAAATGCTGTAAAGATAATACCTGCTAATAAGCAGTCATAA
- a CDS encoding DUF402 domain-containing protein yields the protein MKIRIRGIYATALTYMLSKNFEIVQQSPQIAERFMQEIIREPADITFKDGEDKGSLIVIGIADNFENYLKEIFPYSIVWKSPVKLYSLIETQNCKYQSYDVEPCLEKGIVIKPPTDGRKIILSPPKAVSKFAMVWRGEGKTFFSEHIVPEERKRLLNISIKYNKKGYNVKWRSNAQFEKNCLLEKDLENLIFKYENDDFSKQGCDFYLINLSLEDKLELDKIRSLVVPTINFHHMLKLSRSREVDIAESGKDNVTQILESLIKDYMEIEHIKINGRRIFLKPGKVIEKRVSDNGYFLLLRREISGNGYYDGLGIRKEEGDYDIMEIDSRKWHEVHNYYSKDGTLKGKYINISTPPELLDGKIRYIDLEVDIIIKNGEKNIIDKEKLEENKKYLSYKMLERIKKEIEYIMTAY from the coding sequence ATGAAAATTAGGATAAGAGGAATATACGCCACCGCATTAACATATATGCTATCTAAAAACTTTGAAATAGTACAACAAAGTCCTCAAATTGCAGAAAGATTTATGCAAGAAATTATAAGAGAGCCTGCAGATATTACGTTTAAAGACGGAGAGGATAAAGGTTCGCTAATTGTAATTGGAATCGCTGATAACTTTGAAAATTACTTGAAAGAAATCTTTCCATATTCGATTGTTTGGAAATCTCCAGTTAAACTTTATTCTCTAATAGAAACACAAAATTGTAAGTATCAGAGTTATGATGTAGAACCATGCTTAGAGAAAGGTATTGTAATTAAACCTCCCACTGATGGTAGGAAAATAATACTTTCGCCTCCTAAAGCAGTAAGTAAATTCGCAATGGTATGGAGAGGAGAAGGAAAAACTTTCTTTTCTGAGCATATAGTTCCTGAAGAAAGAAAAAGATTACTTAATATAAGTATTAAATATAATAAAAAAGGGTATAATGTTAAGTGGAGAAGTAATGCACAATTTGAGAAAAATTGCCTTTTAGAGAAAGATCTAGAAAATTTAATATTTAAATATGAAAATGATGATTTTTCAAAGCAAGGTTGCGATTTCTATTTGATAAACTTGTCTCTTGAGGATAAACTAGAATTGGATAAAATAAGAAGCCTTGTAGTTCCAACAATTAATTTTCATCATATGCTTAAATTATCAAGATCGAGAGAAGTTGATATTGCAGAAAGCGGTAAAGATAATGTAACTCAAATACTAGAGTCATTAATCAAAGACTATATGGAGATAGAGCACATAAAAATTAATGGCAGGAGAATATTTCTAAAACCGGGGAAGGTAATTGAGAAAAGAGTTTCAGATAACGGATATTTTCTGTTACTTAGAAGAGAAATTTCTGGAAATGGATATTATGATGGATTAGGAATAAGAAAGGAAGAAGGAGATTACGATATCATGGAAATAGATTCAAGAAAATGGCATGAAGTACATAATTACTATAGTAAAGATGGTACGCTAAAAGGAAAATACATTAATATTTCAACTCCTCCAGAACTTCTAGATGGAAAAATTAGATATATAGATTTAGAAGTCGATATAATAATCAAGAATGGAGAAAAAAATATTATAGACAAAGAAAAACTAGAAGAAAACAAAAAATATCTATCTTATAAAATGTTAGAAAGAATTAAGAAAGAAATTGAGTATATTATGACTGCTTATTAG